From the genome of Nicotiana sylvestris chromosome 2, ASM39365v2, whole genome shotgun sequence, one region includes:
- the LOC138885729 gene encoding uncharacterized protein, with product MAIDMNIELLVIGDSDFLIQQVREEWATKNSKLLPYLYHVQELRKRFTKTEFQHIPRVQKRFVDALATLSSMIQHPDKNFIDPIPVKIHNQPAYCAHVEEEADGKLWFHDIKEYLAKGEYPELANTTQKCTLWRLSNNLFHSEGILYRRTPDLGLLRCVDAREASRLLEEIHVGTCGPHMNGFVLAKKIL from the coding sequence atggccattgacatgaacatagagttgctagtaatcggggattcagactttcTTATACagcaggtccgagaagaatgggcaaccaagaactccaagctACTCCCTTATCTatatcatgtacaggagttgagaaagagattcacaaagacagaattccagcatattCCTAGAGTCCAGAAAAGGTTtgttgatgcattggctaccctgtcctctatgatacaacatccagataagaacttcattgatcctattccggtgaaGATTCATAATCAGCCAGcctactgtgctcatgttgaggaagaagcggacggaaaactttggtttcatgatattaaggaatacctagcaaaaggagaatacccagagcttgcCAACACCACTCAAAAGTGCACACTTTGGAGGTTATCTAACAATTTATTCCACAGcgaaggaatcctgtataggagaactcctgatttgggattattaaggtgtgtcgacgctaGAGAAGCAtctaggctactagaggaaatccaTGTTGgtacctgcggtccacatatgaacggttttgtcttagccaagaagatactctag